The Epinephelus fuscoguttatus linkage group LG7, E.fuscoguttatus.final_Chr_v1 DNA window gaaatacaaaaccgtactaatgaaccttcattaatataggcctatattttatctacaagtgcacgtcacacactgagcgagccgcctgttaatgacgctgtcggcaaagcagaacgattgtgctaagtggctaatgggcatgtagctactgacgtgtttcagatgatacgtcatgtttgtagtcgaccaatgaagataagtttacatatcaccttgggttcgtccttcactttctcaaaatgaccccacactttggatttcctgcctgacagagagactctcactgcaggctgtttcattttgttctgaaaatgttggcgtgtaAGTCTGTTCtttggacgataaacaaggtgcagacttccctctgtgtcaccagtaataaagaaatacagtgagtgctggacggagcagtgagtgacaataactccacccacatttaagagtactgtttgcaatagaaatgctagggtctaggtaccatttttggctccaaaggcaccataccgaaagtgtttggtggaaacggggcttttaGATcccctacatgcttggcacacgggAGTGTTgaagttctgcaacctcaccactagatgcctaaatcctgcacactggacctttaaaacggTGAAAGTGGTTAAAGTCCATTTTACTTATCAAATGACAGAAAGAGATAGGCTCATATATTTGTCTCTGTTTCTCACAGATCAAATCATCCCATGTAGACAAGCctaaaaaggagaaagaaaatggaTATGTAAGGTAAACATGTCAAATCTAATGTGAAGCAGCTCTGGCCATAAATCATTTTTAGCCATTGATACGTTGTGATTAATGGGATATTGCTTTACTAATATGCAGTTCAATATGTGACTTAGAGATACAAGTCCTGCTGCCATTAAGAGCGAGCCTGATGAAGACAACGGCTTCTACCCCTCTCCCCAACACAACAAGACCTCCAAACGAGAGTATAATGATGAAGAGTAGGTATCATACAAATTAAGCTAGGTCTTTACTTCATGCTTCATGATCTGTCACCGTCTGTTCTGTAATCTGAGATACAATTAGATTATcaatacatttatttctgtctgtttgctAGATTTGAATACAAGCCCAAAAAAGTCAAGACAGAGCATGACAAAAAGGCCAAGAAGAGGAAACACGAGTAtgaagaggacgaggaggatGAGGTTcattacagtttgttttttttattcattattttgtagaatgtatttccatgtctgtctgttgtttgtgttcACCGGAGTTGctctgctgtctttgtttgttttaggatGTCAAGCccaaaaagaagacaaaagacaaaaaggtaacagagggaaagaaatccaaaaaagaagaagaggagaggtggAAATGGTAAGATCATTTTGGGGACAAATTGTTCTTTTCGTCAGGAAGTTGCACAACCAGAGCAGTCAGCTGATGTAAACGGCTGCTGGGGAGCAGATACCATATTTGTCTTTTCTCCCATGggctgtgttttgttgttgttttgtggtgatTAGGTGGGAGGAGGAAAGATCTACTGATGGCTCCAAATGGCGCTTCCTTGAGCACAAGGGTCCAGTGTTTGCACCTCCGTATGAACCCATGCCTGACAAAGTCAAATTTTACTATGATGGTTAGTTTGCAAAAGAGTTACATTTATTCTTAAGTATTTTTAGGCAAGACTACAATGTGGTATTCCTGTAATTGTAGGTAAGCCTATGAAACttaatgctgctgctgaggaggtCGCTACATTTTTTGCCAAGATGTTGGATCATGAGTACACCACTAAGGACATCTTCAGGAAGAACTTCTATAAGGACTGGAGGAAGGTGAGGACATCAGTCGTATTCAATTGTCTTCAGCCAGAGTCTGCAGATGGTGTGAAGTTCAAGTATTTAAGTCGGCATGCTTCAGATGTCCTCTCTTTTATTTTAGGAAATGACATCAGAGGAAAAGTCTAAGATCACCGACCTGAACAAGTGTGACTTCAGTGAGATGAGTGACTACTTCAAGGCCCAATCAGAGGCTAGGAAACAGATGTCAAAAGAGGAGAAACAGGTACGCCTGCATTCACGCAGACTCCCCGAATTTTGAAAACCTCACAAAACGTCTCTGATGTATTTTCATGTTGTCGTACACACAACAGAAAATCAAAGAGGAGAATGAGAGACTCCTCCAGGAGTACGGCTTCTGCATCATGGACAACCACAAGGAGAGGATTGGAAACTTCCGCATCGAGCCGCCAGGTCTGTTCCGTGGACGAGGCGATCATCCGAAGATGGGCATGTTGAAACGACGCATCAGACCTGAAGACATCATTATTAACTGTAGCAAGTGGGTAATCTCACCGCCACTGTTAATCACCATCCTCACTGTCATGCATCtttatgcctctgtgtctgTAATAGCTGTGGACGtattatgttttcagattgtccgtccatcccattcttgtgaacatgatatctgaAGAACGCCTTGAGTGAGggcattttttcaaatttggcacagacgtccatttggactcaaaggtgaactgattagaaattgctggtcaaagatcaaggtaactgtgacctcatctgccttattcttgtgaatgcataCCTCAAGAAAGTCTTAAGGGAAttccctcaaatttggcacaaacatccacttggactcaggggtgaactgattagaatttggtgaattcattcttgtgaatgcaataccTCAAGGAAgccttgaggaaattccctcaaatttggcacaaacgttcacttactctcaaggatgaactgattagaatttggtggtcaaaggtcaaggcaactgcgacctcatctgtctcattcttgtgaattcAATAACTCAAGAAAGccttgaagaaattccctcaaatttggcacaaacatccacttggactcaagggtgaagtgattagaatttggtgggcaaaggtcaaggtaactgtgacctcatctgtctcattcttttgaATGCAATACCTTAAGAAAGCCTTGTGTGAGGGAATtctctcaaatttggcacaaaggtcctcttggactcaaggattatctgataagaatttggtggttaaaggtcagggtaactgtgacctcatctgtcttattcttgtgaatgcaatacaTCACgaatatggggtgccgtttgtaaagtgtctcacgctgaaaataacatcaacattttgccacatttagcttcaaacaatgtttaaaaaagtattgtgatttttttaacatcaccttttaccacatttacagcaatgtttgttaacttagaaatatattaaatagttaaatctaaatattaaatgtggcacctaaatgttaaatgttaaatctaaatattaaatctaaatctaaatgctaaatctaaatctaaatctaaatattaaatctaaatctaaatgctaaatctaaatctaaatctaaatgttaaatctaaatgttttgggtgaaactaaatatttagctaatatgcaaattcacactgcccggaagtaccaaaataaaagctcgagatggtcagactgtttatagaatcaaataacgaattaaaaccaacttatcgggggaaatggacacttgaacatacattagcgtgataataactacctaaaataacaagaaacgtgtttggagaaattttatttgacatgtactttgagttgttagtgtcccttcggagggattaacaacctaaattaagctaacaaccgttagctcttagtcccgttagcagtgtctgtaatgactcattaactcttaaacggtccgtgaaaaaaatatttttttccagcggatgtcttagttacaacatgattgagcgagcaaagcagttttgtgttgcgatgtgtggtatttattcagttttgggaaatcacgatgtctagaaagcatcagtggctgcagcagcagcagcagcaaagctatcaggacgtcatctgttaaatgtctcccgttgtcggatacgacattaaactactccagttagctcaatcatgttgtaactaagatatccgctggaaaaaatattttcttcacggaccgtttagagttagtgagtcattacagacacgctaacgggctaacagctaacagttatccacgctaatctacgataaccatgttattaatttcagaccgtgatagtaatgtttgttcagtcatagtgtttatagactttacaaacaccagattagtctaaacggtgatacagtgacgtgaaaaacgtgagatgtgcatatatatatatatatatatatatatatatatatatatatatatatatatatatatatatgttgctaaactccgctggttttctacccggaagtatttgtaaacaacaaggtgattccctccaaagggacactaacagctcaaagtacacatcaattaaaatttctccaaacacgtttcttgttattttaggtagttattatcacgctaatgtatgttcaagtgtccatttcccccgataagttggttttaattcgttatttgattctataaacagtctgaccctctcgagcttttattttggtacttccggtgaccggcagtgtgaatttgcatattagctaaatatttagtttcacccaaaacatttagatttaacatttagatttagatttagatttaatatttagatttaacatttatgtttatatttatatttagcatttagatttagatttagatttaatatttagatttagcatttagatttagatttaacatttagatttaacatttacatttagatttagatttagatttagcatttagatttagatttaatatttagatttaacatttaacatttaggtgccacatttaatatttagatttaattatttaatatatttctaagttaacaaatattgctgtaaatgtggtaaaaggtgacgttaaaaaaatcacaatacttttttaaacattgtttgaagctaaatgtggcaaaatgttgatgttattttcagcgtgagacactttacaaacggcaccccatacacaAAAGCCTTAAAGAAGTTCagtcacatttggcacaaacatccacttggactcaagagtgaactgattagaatttggtggtcaaggtaactgtgacctcACTCGTCTCATCCCTGTGAATGCAATACCTCAAGGAAgccttgaggaaattccctcaaaattggcacaaatgtccacttgtacTCAAGgttgaactgattagaatttggtggtcaaaagtcaaaggtAACTTTAACCTCACAAAGGGCCATAATTAAGAATTCATACAGCaattcacacaaatatctaaaagaataaactgatgaagtgatgacattttctaaaaggtcaaaggtcaactttacagtgacatcataacattctgcaaaaacacttttctggccattattcaatgtcataactCAGCAACAGAAGGGGAGATATTTGATTGGCATTATGATAGATcttcaggttgaagatgtgtttgAAGCATCCAGGTTTTAGAACATGTAGTGTCATTGCAGCAGCgtccatatttgaagcactgtaaactgtcatggctacatgtgATTCTGGACTGACATGGATGTAagctgtaactgcaacttgactggttagAAGAGGCATATGActgcaaggcagtaattcttGGATGCATAGGAAGAACACACAACACTGATGTTAATAGTGTGTCTAGTTCTGAATTTTTACCACAAGATGGCCCTGTCAAACCATAGTAGGCGAGGTTATATGAAGGCACATAGTGGGACTAATGCTTAATATGTAAGAGAAaggtgtgagcatgtgtgcttTGAAAACAGAATGTATTAAGTGGGTGCTTGCGGAAACTACTGGTCTGTCAAAAAGACACATACAGACATGAACCTCATCTTCTTTGTCCTGCTCTGAACCCTTTGCTCCCGGTATctatcttcctcctcctcctccttctaaCTGCCATGTTGTGATTGCTGGATTTATTTATAGACAGTAgaaatcattttctttttatgtctGTCACCCCGTGCCTCAGGgggagtgtgtgcgtgtgtgtgggaaGTGATAATTTGTAGCGTTTAGTTgccatcaaagagacacaagcaAAACAACGTACAAGCAGCATGCAGTATGTATGGCGTGGCAGATGTATCGCTGGCACTCCCTCGCACACATGCCGGCACTGTGTCAAAGGCAGTCTTCCTGTCAGAGTATGCTGTGAGTgtgcaaacaataacacaacccGGGGAGGACATGTTGACCCCCACATACTGGTCATACTGGggtttgttttacagtcacatctGTCTGTACGCTATTGTCTCAAAGCTGTAGTGTTCACAGTTTAAAATTAatgttatgataaaaaaaagtaagcCCAAGCAGGTTAATTTCATGTGTGTAGTAAGTGCTGTTTATTGTTCCTATGAGGAAACACCTTAAACACACAGGTAGACAAACAAATAGTTTTTATGCCTGTTTATAGTAAACTTGCTTCTTTTCTGAAGGGACTCCAAGCACCCCAAACCTCCCGCAGGGTCAAAATGGAAGGAGGTTCGCCATGACAACAAAGTGACCTGGTTGGCATCTTGGACAGAGAACATCCAGGGCTCCATCAAATACATCATGTTGAATCCTAGCTCTCGGATCAAGGTACCTGTGCTCTCACACTGTCAGCTTCAAACCTAAAATTCGGACATAATTCTAAATGTAAATATTCCGCCACTGATCCCTGATGACAAAAAATGATCCATCTGtttctgtgcttctgtgtgTCTAGGGGGAGAAAGACTGGCAGAAATATGAGACTGCTCGACGGTTGAAGAAGTGTGTGGATCGCATCCGTACCCAGTATAGAGACGACTGGAAGTCGAAAGAGATGAGGATTAGGCAGAGGGCCGTGGCACTGTATTTCATAGACAAGGTAAAGAAATGCAGTAAAACTGTAatgataaaacacaacaaaaacaaatttattcCAAACACCATCATATCTTTGATTTTAATTAGTGAtgcatatataaaaaaaagcacCGAATGGAGAAGGAAATCTTCCCCAAGAGTAAAGTTTCCTTCAGTGTTACTCTCACAATGAAACGCTGgaatttacagttttaattttaCTCCAGACCCCATGGTATTATTTCTATTAACCACAAAGGCTCCCTTCGTCCCACTCAGAGAAATGCTGGTACACTGAAAGTAAGCTAGGTTAAGAGAACGATCCTGAGAAAATGTTACCCTCTCAAGTCTTGATCATGTTCTACTCTGTAGCTTGCACTGAGGGCGGGTAACGAAAAGGAGGAAGGCGAGACAGCAGACACGGTCGGCTGCTGTTCACTGCGGGTGGAGCACATCAAACTTTACCCCAAGTTGGACGAACAGGAATACGTGGTGGAGTTTGACTTCTTGGGAAAGGACTCCATCCGCTACTACAACAAGATCCCCGTGGAGAAAAGGGTAAGAATGAGATAAGGGATGtagagatggagatggagggatTGAGgagaaatgaaggaaatcttGTGGCAGATACACCGATCAGGCATAACATTAtgaccactgacaggtgaagttaGTAACATTGATTATCTCCTCATCATGGCACCTGTTAGTGGGTGGGATATATTAGGCAGCAAGTAAACATTTTGTCCTCAAAGTTGATGTGTTAGAAGTGGGAAAAATGGGCAAGCGTGATGGCCAAATTGTGATGGCTAGATGACTGGGTCAGAGCATCTCCAAACTGCAGTTCTTGTGTAGTGTTTCTGGTCTGCAGTGGCCAGTATCTATCAAAAGTGGTCCAAGGAAGGACAAGTTCATGGGCGGCCAAGGCTCATTGATGCAAGTGGGGAGCGAAGGCTGGCCCATGTGGTCTGATCCAACAGACCAGCTACGGTAGGTGAAATTGCTGAAGAAGTTAATGCTGGTTCTGATAGAAAGGTGTCAGAATACACAGTGGACCACGGAGCAATGGAAGATGGTGGCCTGGTCTGATGAATCACGTTTTCTTTTACATCAGGATAATGCGCCCTGCCACAAAGCAAAAATGGTTCAGGAATAGTTTGAGGAACACAGCGAGTTTGAGGTGTTGCCTTGGcatccaaattccccagatctcagtccaatcgAGCATTTGTGGGATGTGCTGGACAAAAAGTCCAATCCATGGAGGCCCCGCCTCACAATTTACAGGACTTTAAGGACCTGCTGTTGACGTCTTGGTGCCAGATACCACAGCACACCTTCAGAGGTCTAGTGGAGTCCATGCCTCGATGGGTCAGGGCTGTTTTAGCAGCAAAAGAGCGACCTAAACAATATTAGGCAGGTGGTCATAATGTTATGCCTGATCAGTGTACATTAAAGCACCAAACTGTGATTTTATGTGGGTTAATGAGGATGGAGTAGGGTGTGTGCTGAATTAATGAGATCAGAAGTTGCAATGCTGAGGAGGATGTTTGCACAGACAGGTGACCAGGCACTAAAAGCTTCCCGTTAGCTCTGCCTCAGAGGGTGGTCTGTTTCCTGCTATTGCCGaagtgttcacacacacacatatgtgcacacagacacacactacacatgttctgttttctgtcgCAAATTCTTCAACACGCCTGGGCACTGTCTACACTTCCTCTCTGCATCCCCACTTCCACATAAAGGTACAAAGAAACGACAAATGAACCTGTAATAAACCACCTGCACTTGTCATCATAAACATGGAATAATATAGCACCCCCATGGGGCAGAAGTGGGATTGTGCATGCCTGAACACAGTCTGAAAGTGATTTTTTGGCTAAATAAATCTTTGCTGGTTTCTTATCAGGTCTTCAAAAACCTGCAGCTGTTCCTGGAGAACAAGCAGCCTGAGGATGACCTTTTTGACAGACTGAATGTAAGTGACACATGAATTTCTGCCTGCAGGGCTTCAGTCTAAGTACACTGTTTAAATTTCCAGTTGTAACGCTTGTATCACTCTAatacctcttcctctcctcactGTGCCCTCTGTCCCTTTTTTCACTCCCTGTGTCTCCTGCAGACTTCTATTCTAAATAAGCACTTACAGGAGCTGATGGACGGCCTGACAGCCAAGGTCTTTCGTACCTACAACGCCTCCATCACCCTGCAACAGCAGCTCAAGGAACTCGCCTGCCGTGAGTAACATCAGCTTCAGTCACACACAGCTCACTTGAATGACACCCACACAGCGAATACTCTTAATCGCTCCTTACAGTTTACCACGATGTTCCTGTAGTTCAACAAAAACTCAGCTAGACAGTTTGAAATTCTGCAGTGTCAAGtcaagcaggatttatactcaTGCGGCAGACTCTAAGccgctgtgagcatttatacttgtgccgtggtgtgtcagtgtcactctgtgttacacctccaaaaccacaaatacaacatgttaatgttattagcacaagactatggcattttacattgtataaattagcctagcagctagcattccTTTCCTCTTcccatataaagccagggacaacagcaacatttaacaaaggtaacattacacaatttggctccattacaactcacatggttcaccaacaaaacaactgtctcattctaaacatgtttttcaaacaaatacaacatgctaactttattagcacaagcctatggcattttactttGGCTTCGCaatgagcggagatttcctctgctcatatgaagccaggataaatcacacacaagacttaaaatgttatttttgtggaggctttattggcTTCATAATTTAtcgtttcttatctgtgaaaataaagtaaataaaagctttgtttccactgagggaaatggtgtcagcttacaaAAATGGACAGGAGGGCCATATCTCtgcaacatgtagttacatttctggggaggtgcacgtcaggctatgaCGTAGTTTACGgcattttttgcactttttaaagaAGTAAAAATGGTGATAAGATTTGACACAATTATTTTCCATAagcgcttatcctgttgggggtcgcgggtgtgctggagcctatcccagctgacatagGGCGAGAGGTTGGTTACACCCTGGataggtcgccagactatcacagggctgacacatagagacagacaaccattcacactcatgttcacatctacggacaatttagagtcaccatttaacctgcatgtctttggactgtcaGACTGCGTGGTGTTTAAGTGTTTTATCATCTGTCTATAGAAGTCtgaaagacaaataaacaatCTGTAAATGCTTGAGAATTGCACAAAAAGGTCTGGAAAAATATAACAGGAAAAACCTATTTGGACCAGTCAGTACACATTGCTGTAAACTCAGGTGAGTCCTCCTAATGGAACTTTGACTAACATATGTTAGGCCCAGGCAAAAATCAAGCCATCACCGAAAAAAATAGTGAAATCCATTGTATTAGTAAATGTCTGTAAGGAATTTTAAAGTGAAAAGTTGTAAAGTTGAACGGACTCTGGTTCTTTCAATAATGAGTCTCTTCAACAATGCAGTATATATGAATGTGATCTCTTTGGAGTTTATACCTGAGAAGGACCGATAATAAAGCTAAACCACCACGTAAATAAAACCGTCTGCTCTAGCTTCTCTCCCACAGGGGAATAGTACACAGGGCTTTGTAATAAAATATTCAGCGTGGGCAAATAATAAATTGGAACCtacatgtaaataaaacagCCCAATTGTCTCCACAAATGAAATAGATAAATGTGAGCTTCAGGCTTTAATCTTGTAGCGATGAGCTTTTGCACACATACCAGCTTTGGAAGCCTTCTCAGTCAGGTAGATTATgtgtaataacattaacaacagaTACTGTACCTGGAATTTACTTTACAATATCTATTGTGCCTTTGAATGAATTGGGTCAGTGATTCCAAATTGTCAGTCATTTAAACCTCCTAACTTGTTGTGTCATTACTGTGTCTCCAGCTGATGACAGCCTCCCAGCTAAAATCCTGTCGTACAACCGAGCCAACCGGGCGGTGGCCATCCTCTGTAACCACCAGAGAGCTCCACCCAAAACATTTGAGAAATCCATGCAAAACCTTCAGACCAAGGTAAACCAGCGTTCCCCCTCTCTTCTGCTTTGTCGTTCCCAAACACGCAATGATGTCTGGGTTGCCTTGAAGAAAATCTAcaatttttttgtcatagtGAAAGATAT harbors:
- the top1b gene encoding DNA topoisomerase 1 — protein: MSGDHGHGDSQVNSGSKGSDTHKHKDKHKDKEHRHKEHKKDKEREKFKHGNSEHKDHSEKKHRDKDKEKPKHSDGSSDKHREKHKDKDKDKERRREEKIKSSHVDKPKKEKENGYVRDTSPAAIKSEPDEDNGFYPSPQHNKTSKREYNDEEFEYKPKKVKTEHDKKAKKRKHEYEEDEEDEDVKPKKKTKDKKVTEGKKSKKEEEERWKWWEEERSTDGSKWRFLEHKGPVFAPPYEPMPDKVKFYYDGKPMKLNAAAEEVATFFAKMLDHEYTTKDIFRKNFYKDWRKEMTSEEKSKITDLNKCDFSEMSDYFKAQSEARKQMSKEEKQKIKEENERLLQEYGFCIMDNHKERIGNFRIEPPGLFRGRGDHPKMGMLKRRIRPEDIIINCSKDSKHPKPPAGSKWKEVRHDNKVTWLASWTENIQGSIKYIMLNPSSRIKGEKDWQKYETARRLKKCVDRIRTQYRDDWKSKEMRIRQRAVALYFIDKLALRAGNEKEEGETADTVGCCSLRVEHIKLYPKLDEQEYVVEFDFLGKDSIRYYNKIPVEKRVFKNLQLFLENKQPEDDLFDRLNTSILNKHLQELMDGLTAKVFRTYNASITLQQQLKELACPDDSLPAKILSYNRANRAVAILCNHQRAPPKTFEKSMQNLQTKIDEKQNQLSAARKQLKAAKADHKASHDDKSKKAVEVKRKAVQRIEEQLMKLQVQATDREENKQIALGTSKLNYLDPRISVAWCKKWSVPIEKIYNKTQREKFAWAIDMAEEDYEF